Proteins found in one Streptococcus anginosus subsp. whileyi MAS624 genomic segment:
- the leuS gene encoding leucine--tRNA ligase: MTFYNHKSIEKKWQNYWVENHTFKTGTDADKPNFYALDMFPYPSGAGLHVGHPEGYTATDILSRFKRAQGYNVLHPMGWDAFGLPAEQYAMDTGNDPAEFTAENIANFKRQINSLGFSYDWDREVNTTDPNYYKWTQWIFTKLYEKGLAYEAEVPVNWVEELGTAIANEEVLPDGTSERGGYPVVRKPMRQWMLKITAYAERLLEDLDDLDWPESIKDMQRNWIGKSTGANVTFKIKDTDKDFTVFTTRPDTLFGATYAVLAPEHPLVDVITTPEQAQAVADYKHQASLKSDLARTDLAKEKTGVWTGSYAINPVNGKEIPIWIADYVLVSYGTGAIMAVPAHDERDWEFAKQFGLEIVPVLEGGNVEEGAFTEDGLHINSGFLDGLDKAQAIDKMVDWLEAEGVGNKKVTYRLRDWLFSRQRYWGEPIPIIHWEDGTTTAVPEEQLPLVLPVTKDIKPSGTGESPLANLTDWLEVTREDGVKGRRETNTMPQWAGSSWYYLRYIDPHNTEKLADEELLKAWLPVDIYIGGAEHAVLHLLYARFWHKVLYDLGVVPTKEPFQKLFNQGMILGTSYRDHRGALVATDKVEKRDGSFFNIETGEELEQAPAKMSKSLKNVVNPDDVVEQYGADTLRVYEMFMGPLDASIAWSEEGLEGSRKFLDRVYRLLTTKEIVAENSGALDKVYNQTVKAVTEQLEELKFNTAIAQLMVFVNAANKEDKLFVGYAKGFVQLLAPFAPHLSEELWQTLTQSGESISYVPWPTWDEAKLVEDEVEIVVQIKGKVRAKLVVAKDSSREELEKLALANEKIQSEIAEKQVVKVIVVPNKLVNIVVK, encoded by the coding sequence ATGACTTTTTATAATCACAAATCAATTGAAAAAAAATGGCAAAATTATTGGGTGGAAAATCATACGTTTAAAACAGGAACAGACGCTGACAAACCAAATTTTTATGCGTTGGATATGTTCCCTTACCCGTCTGGTGCTGGTCTTCACGTAGGACACCCAGAAGGCTACACGGCGACTGATATTCTTAGTCGTTTCAAACGTGCGCAAGGCTACAACGTTCTTCACCCAATGGGCTGGGATGCCTTTGGACTACCTGCCGAGCAATACGCAATGGATACAGGTAATGACCCAGCTGAGTTTACGGCAGAAAATATTGCCAACTTCAAACGTCAAATCAATAGCCTTGGTTTCTCATATGACTGGGATCGTGAAGTCAATACAACTGACCCTAACTACTATAAGTGGACACAGTGGATTTTTACAAAATTGTATGAAAAAGGTTTGGCATATGAAGCAGAAGTGCCAGTAAACTGGGTTGAAGAACTAGGAACGGCCATTGCCAACGAAGAAGTGCTTCCTGACGGGACATCTGAACGTGGTGGTTATCCAGTTGTTCGTAAACCAATGCGTCAATGGATGCTTAAAATCACAGCTTATGCTGAACGCCTCTTGGAAGATCTAGATGACCTTGATTGGCCAGAGTCTATCAAGGACATGCAGCGTAACTGGATTGGTAAATCAACTGGTGCCAATGTTACCTTTAAAATTAAGGATACGGATAAAGATTTCACTGTCTTTACCACTCGCCCAGATACCCTCTTTGGTGCGACTTATGCTGTTTTAGCGCCTGAACATCCACTTGTTGATGTGATTACAACACCAGAACAAGCGCAAGCTGTTGCTGACTACAAACATCAAGCAAGTCTTAAATCTGACCTTGCTCGTACAGACCTTGCTAAAGAAAAAACAGGTGTCTGGACTGGTAGCTATGCCATTAATCCAGTAAATGGCAAGGAAATCCCAATCTGGATTGCAGACTATGTTCTTGTAAGCTACGGTACTGGTGCTATCATGGCGGTTCCTGCTCACGATGAGCGCGACTGGGAATTTGCTAAGCAATTCGGCTTGGAAATCGTTCCCGTTCTTGAAGGTGGAAATGTTGAGGAAGGAGCTTTCACAGAAGACGGTCTTCACATCAATTCTGGCTTCTTAGACGGCCTTGATAAAGCACAAGCTATCGATAAAATGGTTGACTGGCTGGAAGCAGAAGGTGTCGGAAACAAAAAAGTAACTTACCGTCTGCGTGACTGGCTCTTCAGCCGTCAGCGTTATTGGGGTGAACCAATCCCAATCATCCACTGGGAAGACGGCACAACAACAGCTGTTCCAGAAGAGCAATTGCCGCTTGTATTGCCAGTAACCAAAGACATCAAACCTTCAGGTACAGGTGAAAGCCCACTTGCTAACTTGACCGATTGGCTGGAAGTGACGCGTGAAGATGGTGTCAAAGGCCGTCGTGAAACGAACACCATGCCGCAATGGGCAGGTTCAAGCTGGTATTATCTGCGCTACATTGACCCACACAATACGGAAAAATTAGCTGATGAAGAACTGCTTAAGGCTTGGCTGCCAGTTGATATTTACATTGGTGGTGCTGAACATGCCGTGCTTCACCTGCTCTATGCACGCTTTTGGCACAAAGTTCTATATGACCTTGGTGTTGTTCCAACTAAAGAACCCTTCCAAAAACTCTTTAACCAAGGGATGATTCTGGGAACAAGCTATCGTGACCACCGTGGCGCCCTTGTAGCGACAGATAAAGTTGAAAAACGTGACGGTTCTTTCTTCAATATCGAAACAGGTGAAGAATTGGAACAAGCTCCAGCTAAGATGTCTAAATCTTTGAAGAATGTTGTTAATCCAGATGATGTAGTGGAGCAGTATGGTGCAGATACTCTTCGCGTTTACGAAATGTTTATGGGGCCGCTTGATGCATCTATTGCTTGGTCTGAAGAAGGACTTGAAGGCTCACGTAAATTCCTCGACCGCGTCTATCGCTTGTTGACAACAAAAGAAATTGTTGCAGAAAACAGTGGCGCACTTGATAAAGTCTACAACCAGACAGTCAAGGCAGTGACCGAGCAACTTGAGGAACTCAAGTTTAACACAGCCATTGCTCAATTGATGGTATTCGTCAACGCTGCCAATAAAGAAGACAAACTCTTTGTTGGCTACGCTAAAGGCTTTGTACAATTGTTAGCACCATTTGCACCACACCTTTCTGAAGAATTGTGGCAAACATTGACACAATCAGGTGAATCAATTTCATACGTTCCTTGGCCAACATGGGATGAAGCAAAACTCGTTGAAGATGAGGTTGAAATTGTCGTGCAAATCAAGGGCAAGGTTCGTGCAAAACTTGTGGTCGCAAAAGACTCAAGCCGTGAAGAGCTTGAAAAGCTTGCCCTTGCCAATGAAAAAATCCAGTCTGAAATCGCTGAAAAACAAGTGGTTAAGGTGATTGTAGTCCCTAACAAACTTGTTAATATTGTTGTCAAGTAA
- a CDS encoding SpaA isopeptide-forming pilin-related protein, giving the protein MKDLLMKISVLVTSILAIVGLSYTLVHADSNGKKYTAYDAADNRKVVDSSGNVDALWALCLQSNHHSPSYSTTKDNYTKIINATDEQILNYSDSKSADVKKLKRILYYKATHPDINYTVTQNEYYYQQGKTNQYDTTYRYQFQKDQKAALRSAAEDASKDALINDLMEVDIYVSVKSNIQNLITVRVKEKPKEKDVVFSKVNLGGKEIAGAKIQIKQGDRVIAEWTSEEGKSHTLKLAEGEYVFHEESAPEGYLAVTDITFTVDKDGKVTVKSANGNTVKSEGNKLIVTDQAKPTPEKPKEKDVVFSKVNLGGKEIAGAKIQIKQGDRVIAEWTSEEGKSHTLKLAEGEYVFHEESAPEGYLAVTDITFTVDKDGKVTVKSANGNTVKSEGNKLIVTDQAKPTPEKPKEPGKPGQKPQLPNTGEKASNAAVVAGLALMAVTGGLYFASRKNK; this is encoded by the coding sequence ATGAAAGATTTACTAATGAAGATATCGGTACTGGTCACTTCTATACTAGCTATCGTCGGTTTAAGTTATACGCTTGTTCATGCAGATAGTAACGGTAAGAAATATACCGCCTATGATGCGGCTGATAATCGAAAAGTTGTAGATTCTAGTGGCAATGTAGACGCTCTTTGGGCACTCTGTTTGCAGTCAAATCATCATAGTCCAAGCTATTCCACTACCAAGGATAACTATACTAAGATTATAAATGCTACAGATGAGCAAATATTGAATTACTCGGACTCTAAAAGCGCTGATGTTAAAAAATTAAAGAGAATCTTGTACTATAAGGCGACTCATCCCGATATAAACTACACTGTAACTCAAAACGAATACTACTACCAACAAGGTAAAACTAATCAATATGATACCACCTATCGATATCAGTTCCAAAAAGATCAAAAGGCTGCACTTCGTTCGGCTGCTGAGGACGCTTCAAAAGATGCTCTCATAAACGACTTAATGGAAGTTGATATCTATGTTTCTGTTAAAAGTAACATTCAAAACTTGATTACAGTTAGAGTTAAAGAAAAACCAAAAGAAAAAGACGTAGTATTTAGCAAGGTAAATCTTGGCGGAAAAGAAATTGCCGGAGCTAAGATTCAAATTAAGCAAGGTGACCGTGTCATTGCAGAATGGACATCAGAAGAAGGTAAGAGCCACACGCTTAAATTAGCAGAAGGTGAATATGTCTTCCATGAAGAATCAGCCCCAGAAGGTTACCTAGCAGTAACAGATATTACGTTCACAGTTGATAAAGACGGCAAAGTAACTGTAAAATCAGCAAATGGGAACACTGTAAAATCAGAAGGTAATAAACTGATTGTAACAGACCAAGCTAAACCAACACCAGAAAAACCAAAAGAAAAAGACGTAGTATTTAGCAAGGTAAATCTTGGCGGAAAAGAAATTGCCGGAGCTAAGATTCAAATTAAGCAAGGTGACCGTGTCATTGCAGAATGGACATCAGAAGAAGGTAAGAGCCACACGCTTAAATTAGCAGAAGGTGAATATGTCTTCCATGAAGAATCAGCCCCAGAAGGTTACCTAGCAGTAACAGATATTACGTTCACAGTTGATAAAGACGGCAAAGTAACTGTAAAATCAGCAAATGGGAACACTGTAAAATCAGAAGGTAATAAACTGATTGTAACAGACCAAGCTAAACCAACACCAGAAAAACCAAAAGAACCAGGAAAACCAGGACAAAAACCTCAACTTCCTAATACTGGCGAAAAAGCATCTAACGCAGCAGTAGTTGCAGGACTTGCTTTGATGGCAGTGACTGGTGGATTGTACTTTGCAAGCCGTAAAAATAAATAA
- a CDS encoding ISL3 family transposase has protein sequence MEQLNFITNLLGIKDKNIIILDYKDSETHKEIFAKLDYPASKCLHCQGQMAKYDFQKESKIPYLECAGYKTMIRLRKRRFHCKVCGKMAVAETSFVKKNHQIATIVNQKITQKLIEKVPMTTIAESLSVSTSTVIHKLKEFKFKTDLSYLPEHMSWDEYSFKKGKMSFIAQDFDSRQVITILDGRTQARIHNHFLHYSRPVRCRVKIITMDMFSPYYDLARQLFPCAKIVLDRFYIVQHLSRAMCRIRVQIMKQSDRKSHEYRALKRYWKLIQQDSRKLSHKRFYRPTFRMHLTNQEILDKLLSYSQELKEHYELYQLLLFHFQEKQAEHFFGLIGKTISCINPIFQTVFKTFLKDKDKIINALELPYSNAKLEATNNLIKVIKLNAFGFRNFDNFKTRILIALNIKKERTNSILSRM, from the coding sequence ATGGAACAATTAAATTTTATCACAAACTTACTCGGAATTAAAGACAAAAATATCATCATTCTAGATTACAAGGACTCGGAGACTCATAAAGAAATCTTCGCCAAGCTAGATTATCCCGCTTCTAAATGCCTCCACTGCCAAGGACAAATGGCTAAATATGACTTTCAAAAAGAATCGAAAATCCCCTATTTAGAGTGTGCGGGATACAAGACTATGATTCGATTGAGAAAACGCCGTTTTCATTGTAAAGTCTGTGGGAAAATGGCTGTAGCTGAGACTTCCTTCGTCAAGAAAAATCACCAAATCGCAACTATCGTCAACCAGAAAATCACACAAAAATTGATTGAGAAAGTCCCTATGACTACCATCGCTGAAAGTTTATCTGTATCTACTTCCACCGTCATTCATAAATTGAAAGAATTCAAGTTCAAGACTGACCTTAGCTACCTTCCAGAACACATGAGCTGGGATGAATACAGCTTCAAGAAAGGAAAGATGAGCTTCATTGCACAGGATTTCGACTCTAGACAGGTCATAACTATCCTAGATGGACGAACTCAAGCGAGGATTCACAATCACTTCCTTCATTATTCTAGACCGGTTAGATGCCGAGTGAAAATCATTACCATGGATATGTTTAGTCCCTACTATGACTTGGCTAGGCAACTTTTTCCATGCGCTAAAATCGTCCTCGATCGCTTTTACATTGTACAACATCTCAGCCGGGCTATGTGTCGTATTCGTGTTCAAATCATGAAGCAATCAGATCGAAAGTCTCATGAATATAGGGCGCTGAAACGCTACTGGAAACTCATTCAACAAGATAGTCGAAAACTAAGTCATAAACGCTTTTATCGTCCGACTTTTCGTATGCACTTGACAAATCAAGAGATTCTTGACAAGCTGCTCTCTTACTCTCAAGAACTCAAAGAACACTATGAACTCTACCAACTCTTACTTTTTCATTTTCAAGAGAAACAAGCTGAACATTTCTTTGGACTCATTGGAAAAACAATTTCTTGTATAAATCCTATCTTTCAGACTGTTTTTAAAACCTTTCTCAAGGACAAAGATAAAATTATCAACGCTCTTGAACTCCCTTACTCAAACGCAAAACTAGAAGCTACTAACAACCTCATCAAGGTTATCAAGCTCAATGCTTTTGGCTTTCGGAACTTTGACAACTTTAAAACTAGAATTCTCATCGCTTTAAATATCAAAAAGGAGAGAACCAATTCGATCCTCTCCAGGATGTAA
- a CDS encoding M13 family metallopeptidase, translated as MTRLQDDFFDYVNGEWEKTAVIPDDKPMTGGFMDLDQDIEKLMLATTDKWLAGQDVPDDPILQNFVKYHRLVADFDGREQAGVAPAMPLVEEYKALGSFKEFADKIAEYEMAGKPNFFTFDVAPDFMNAQMNVLWADAPGIILPDTTYYEEGNEKGKELLAIWRKMQEELLPKFGFSAEETKDILDKYLELDAKLAKYVLSNEESSEYVKLYHPYDWADFTRLAPELPLDAIFTEILGQIPDKVIVPQERFWKEFAAECYSEKNWEHLHAALKLFSTGAWTSLLTEEIRVLSGTYARAISGVPEPRLKEKAAYQLAQGPYNQALGLWYAGEKFSPEAKADVEHKVAAMIDVYKSRLEKADWLAKETRDKAIVKLNVITPHIGYPEKLPETYAKKVIDENLSLVENAQNLAKISIAHTWSKWNKEVDRSEWHMPAYMVNAYYDPQQNQIVFPAAILQAPFYDLHQSSSANYGGIGAVIAHEISHAFDSNGASFDEHGSLKNWWKPEDYEAFTARTQKVIEQFDGQDSYGAKVNGKLTVSENIADLGGIAAALEAAKKEADFSAEEFFTNFARIWRMKARPEYMQMLASVDVHAPGKLRTNVQLPNFDDFFTTFDVKEGDGMWRKPEDRVIIW; from the coding sequence ATGACACGTTTACAAGATGATTTTTTTGACTATGTTAATGGTGAATGGGAAAAAACAGCAGTTATTCCTGATGACAAGCCTATGACAGGTGGATTTATGGATCTGGATCAAGATATTGAAAAATTGATGCTAGCTACAACTGATAAATGGTTAGCAGGTCAAGATGTACCGGATGATCCAATCTTGCAAAATTTTGTGAAATACCATCGTTTGGTGGCAGATTTTGACGGACGGGAACAAGCAGGAGTTGCTCCGGCAATGCCGCTTGTGGAAGAATATAAAGCGCTTGGCTCTTTTAAGGAATTTGCAGATAAGATTGCTGAATATGAAATGGCTGGAAAGCCAAATTTCTTTACTTTTGATGTTGCTCCAGACTTTATGAATGCGCAAATGAATGTTCTCTGGGCCGATGCGCCTGGAATCATTTTGCCAGATACAACCTATTATGAAGAAGGAAATGAAAAAGGCAAGGAATTGCTGGCAATCTGGCGGAAAATGCAGGAAGAATTGTTGCCTAAATTTGGCTTTTCGGCAGAGGAAACAAAAGATATTTTGGATAAATATCTGGAATTGGATGCTAAATTAGCCAAGTATGTCCTCTCTAATGAAGAAAGTTCAGAATATGTGAAATTGTATCATCCTTACGATTGGGCAGATTTCACGAGGCTAGCTCCAGAATTGCCGCTTGACGCGATTTTTACAGAGATTTTGGGACAAATCCCAGACAAAGTGATTGTTCCTCAAGAGCGCTTCTGGAAAGAATTTGCAGCAGAATGTTATTCAGAAAAGAATTGGGAGCATTTGCATGCGGCACTGAAGTTATTCTCTACTGGAGCATGGACTTCTTTGCTCACTGAAGAAATTCGTGTCCTTTCAGGTACCTATGCACGCGCTATCTCAGGTGTCCCAGAACCACGTCTAAAAGAAAAGGCAGCTTACCAGCTAGCGCAAGGTCCGTATAACCAAGCACTTGGTTTGTGGTATGCAGGAGAAAAATTCTCACCTGAAGCCAAAGCTGATGTAGAGCATAAAGTTGCAGCGATGATTGATGTTTATAAGTCGCGTCTGGAAAAGGCAGATTGGCTTGCTAAGGAAACACGTGATAAAGCGATTGTCAAGCTCAACGTCATTACACCGCATATCGGCTATCCAGAGAAATTGCCAGAAACCTATGCGAAAAAAGTGATTGATGAGAATCTGAGTTTGGTGGAGAATGCTCAAAACTTAGCAAAAATTTCTATTGCGCATACATGGAGCAAGTGGAACAAGGAAGTGGATCGCAGTGAATGGCACATGCCAGCCTATATGGTCAACGCGTATTATGACCCACAGCAAAATCAAATTGTGTTCCCAGCAGCCATTCTCCAAGCGCCATTTTATGATTTGCATCAATCTTCATCAGCTAACTATGGTGGAATCGGTGCGGTAATTGCTCATGAGATTTCTCATGCTTTTGACTCAAATGGAGCTTCCTTTGACGAGCATGGTAGCCTTAAAAATTGGTGGAAACCAGAAGACTACGAAGCTTTCACAGCACGTACTCAAAAGGTGATTGAGCAATTTGACGGACAGGATTCTTACGGTGCTAAAGTCAATGGGAAACTAACTGTTTCAGAAAATATTGCAGACCTCGGTGGGATTGCGGCAGCGCTGGAAGCAGCTAAGAAAGAAGCTGACTTCTCTGCGGAAGAATTTTTTACTAACTTTGCTCGTATCTGGCGCATGAAAGCTCGTCCAGAATATATGCAAATGCTAGCAAGTGTAGATGTGCATGCTCCCGGAAAACTTCGGACGAATGTTCAATTGCCAAACTTTGATGATTTCTTTACAACTTTTGATGTTAAAGAAGGCGACGGCATGTGGCGCAAACCAGAAGATCGCGTGATTATTTGGTAA
- a CDS encoding metal ABC transporter ATP-binding protein: MIRIENLSVSYQETLAINQISLEIQGPTIMGVIGPNGAGKSTLLKGMLGIIDHVGQTYLDDKEFSKVLSHVAYVEQKIHIDYNFPIKVKECVSLGLYPKVKLFHRLTNKEWEKVTNALCIVGLEDYAERQISQLSGGQFQRVLIARCLVQEADCIFLDEPFVGIDSISEEIIMTTLRNLKEQGKTILIVHHDLGKVPHYFDQVLILNKELIAIGETSSTFTEENLKKAYGSQLFVNGGL, from the coding sequence ATGATACGTATCGAAAATTTAAGTGTCTCCTATCAGGAAACACTTGCTATCAATCAGATTTCTTTGGAAATCCAAGGCCCAACTATCATGGGAGTTATTGGTCCCAACGGAGCTGGTAAATCAACCCTTTTAAAAGGAATGTTGGGCATCATTGATCATGTTGGACAAACTTACCTTGATGATAAAGAATTCTCAAAAGTACTTAGCCATGTAGCTTATGTGGAACAAAAAATTCACATTGACTACAACTTTCCAATCAAAGTGAAAGAATGTGTGTCGCTTGGATTGTATCCAAAAGTGAAACTTTTCCACAGGTTAACAAATAAAGAATGGGAAAAAGTGACAAATGCACTATGCATTGTCGGCTTAGAGGATTATGCTGAACGCCAAATCAGCCAATTGTCAGGAGGGCAATTTCAACGGGTCTTGATTGCGCGCTGTCTGGTACAAGAAGCAGACTGTATCTTTCTGGACGAACCGTTTGTCGGGATTGATTCGATCAGCGAAGAAATTATCATGACAACGCTACGCAATCTAAAAGAACAAGGAAAAACGATTCTCATCGTCCACCATGACTTAGGAAAAGTCCCGCATTATTTTGATCAAGTTTTAATTTTGAATAAAGAACTCATTGCCATTGGGGAAACTTCATCAACTTTCACAGAAGAAAACTTGAAAAAAGCCTACGGTTCTCAGCTTTTTGTGAATGGAGGTCTTTAA
- a CDS encoding metal ABC transporter permease, which translates to MFSEFIDGLQNFHFLQNALITAIVIGIVAGAVGCFIILRGMSLMGDAISHAVLPGVALSFILGINFFIGAIVFGLLASVIITYIKGNSIIKSDTAIGITFSSFLALGVILIGVANSSTDLFHILFGNILAVQDIDMWITIGVGIAVLIIIGLFFKELLITSFDPLLAKAMGMPVNFYHYLLMILLTLVAVTAMQSVGTILIVAMLITPAATAYLYANSLKTMIILSSSLGAIASVLGLFIGYTFNVAAGSSIVLTSAIIFAISFFIAPKQRFNKLKNKPKLK; encoded by the coding sequence ATGTTTTCAGAATTTATTGATGGACTACAAAATTTCCATTTTCTACAAAATGCACTGATTACGGCCATTGTCATCGGGATTGTTGCTGGAGCAGTTGGTTGCTTCATTATCCTAAGAGGCATGTCCTTGATGGGCGATGCCATTTCACACGCAGTCTTGCCAGGAGTTGCACTCTCCTTTATTTTAGGAATCAACTTCTTTATCGGAGCCATTGTTTTTGGACTTTTAGCTTCGGTCATTATTACTTATATTAAAGGAAATTCAATTATCAAAAGTGATACTGCCATTGGAATAACGTTTAGTTCCTTTTTAGCTCTTGGAGTCATTTTGATTGGAGTTGCTAATAGTTCAACCGACCTTTTCCATATTCTTTTTGGAAATATCTTAGCTGTGCAAGACATTGATATGTGGATTACAATTGGTGTAGGAATCGCTGTTCTAATTATTATTGGACTATTCTTCAAAGAATTATTGATTACATCTTTCGATCCACTTCTGGCAAAAGCGATGGGGATGCCAGTCAACTTTTATCATTATCTCTTAATGATTCTCTTGACGCTGGTTGCAGTTACAGCTATGCAAAGCGTGGGAACAATTTTGATTGTTGCTATGCTGATTACACCTGCTGCTACTGCTTATCTTTACGCTAACAGTCTTAAAACGATGATTATCTTGTCTTCTAGCTTGGGGGCAATTGCATCTGTCTTAGGACTTTTCATTGGCTATACCTTTAATGTTGCGGCTGGCTCAAGCATTGTACTGACATCCGCCATTATCTTTGCCATTAGTTTCTTTATCGCTCCAAAACAACGATTTAACAAACTAAAAAATAAACCCAAGCTAAAATAA
- a CDS encoding metal ABC transporter substrate-binding protein translates to MKKLGFIAVLFLAIVGLAACAGQKGTSTKNSKLNVVATNSIIADITKNIAGDKINLHSIVPVGKDPHEYEPLPEDVKKTSKADLIFYNGINLETGGNAWFTKLVKNAKKTENKDYYAVSDGVDVIYLEGQNEKGKEDPHAWLNLENGIIYAKNIAKRLIEKDPKNKETYEKNLKAYTAKLETLDKEAKAKFNNIPAEKKMIVTSEGCFKYFSKAYGVPSAYIWEINTEEEGTPDQIKTLVEKLRKTKVPSLFVESSVDDRPMKTVSKDTKIPIYAKIFTDSIAEKGEKGDSYYDMMKWNLDKISEGLSK, encoded by the coding sequence ATGAAAAAATTAGGTTTTATCGCCGTTCTGTTTTTAGCCATCGTCGGGCTTGCTGCCTGCGCTGGTCAAAAAGGAACATCTACCAAGAATTCAAAATTGAATGTTGTTGCTACCAATTCTATCATCGCTGATATTACAAAAAATATTGCCGGTGATAAAATCAATCTGCACAGTATCGTTCCTGTCGGAAAAGATCCACATGAATACGAACCATTACCAGAAGATGTGAAAAAGACATCAAAAGCTGATTTGATTTTCTACAATGGTATCAATTTGGAAACCGGCGGAAATGCTTGGTTTACAAAATTGGTCAAAAATGCGAAAAAGACTGAAAACAAAGATTACTATGCTGTAAGTGATGGAGTGGATGTTATCTATCTGGAAGGTCAAAATGAAAAAGGGAAAGAAGATCCACACGCTTGGCTAAATCTTGAAAACGGAATCATTTATGCTAAAAACATTGCAAAACGTTTGATTGAAAAAGATCCTAAAAACAAAGAAACTTATGAAAAGAATCTGAAAGCTTATACTGCAAAACTTGAAACATTGGACAAGGAAGCAAAAGCAAAATTCAATAATATTCCTGCTGAAAAGAAAATGATTGTTACCAGCGAAGGTTGCTTCAAGTACTTCTCTAAAGCTTATGGTGTCCCATCTGCTTATATTTGGGAAATCAACACTGAAGAAGAAGGAACTCCAGATCAAATCAAAACATTGGTTGAAAAACTTCGTAAAACAAAAGTGCCATCACTCTTTGTTGAAAGTAGTGTTGATGACCGTCCAATGAAGACTGTTTCAAAAGATACAAAAATTCCAATTTATGCCAAGATTTTCACTGATTCAATCGCTGAAAAAGGTGAAAAAGGAGATAGCTACTACGATATGATGAAATGGAACTTAGATAAGATTTCAGAAGGTCTTAGCAAATAA
- a CDS encoding metal-dependent transcriptional regulator, which yields MTPNKEDYLKCIYEIGTHTQKITNKEIAAQMQVSPPAVTEMIKKMKAEKLIVKDKTSGYLLTDLGLHLVSELYRKHRLIEAFLVHDLGYTTDQIHEEAEVLEHTVSELFVERLEKMLNFPETCPHGGTIPAKGELLVEKYQLTLDQVENAGTYRLARVHDEFELLKYLEKHDLHLGDTLILEQYDPYAQLYALKVNGKELQVNSVIAQQLYVEKI from the coding sequence ATGACCCCAAACAAAGAAGATTACCTCAAATGTATTTATGAGATTGGTACGCATACTCAAAAAATTACAAATAAAGAAATTGCCGCCCAAATGCAGGTATCTCCCCCAGCTGTTACAGAAATGATTAAAAAGATGAAAGCCGAAAAATTGATTGTAAAAGATAAAACAAGTGGTTATTTACTGACAGATCTTGGTTTACATCTTGTTTCTGAGCTATATCGCAAGCACCGACTCATCGAGGCTTTTCTCGTACATGATTTGGGATATACGACTGATCAAATCCATGAAGAAGCGGAAGTCTTAGAACACACCGTTTCAGAATTATTTGTCGAGCGCTTAGAAAAAATGCTGAATTTCCCAGAAACCTGTCCCCACGGCGGAACCATTCCTGCAAAAGGTGAATTATTGGTCGAAAAATACCAATTGACTTTAGATCAAGTTGAAAATGCTGGAACCTATCGTTTAGCACGAGTTCACGATGAATTTGAACTATTAAAATATTTGGAAAAACACGATTTACATCTGGGAGATACGCTGATACTGGAGCAATACGATCCTTACGCTCAACTGTATGCGCTCAAGGTCAATGGAAAAGAGCTGCAAGTCAACTCTGTTATCGCTCAACAGCTTTATGTGGAAAAAATATAA
- the dtd gene encoding D-aminoacyl-tRNA deacylase produces the protein MKIVIQRVKRASVSIDTELYNQIQQGLLLLVGVAPDDSQEDVEYAARKIANMRIFSDDEDKMNLSIKDVKGEILSISQFTLYADTKKGNRPAFTGAAQPDLASQLYDDFNELLGREIAVKTGVFAADMQVELVNDGPVTIVLDTKNR, from the coding sequence ATGAAAATAGTGATTCAGCGTGTGAAGCGAGCTTCGGTATCAATTGATACCGAACTTTACAATCAGATTCAGCAAGGACTGCTGTTACTAGTCGGTGTAGCACCAGATGATTCTCAAGAAGATGTAGAATATGCAGCAAGAAAAATTGCCAATATGCGGATTTTTTCAGATGATGAAGACAAGATGAACTTGTCTATCAAAGATGTAAAGGGAGAGATTCTTTCTATTTCTCAATTTACCCTTTACGCAGATACAAAAAAAGGCAATCGCCCAGCTTTTACAGGCGCTGCGCAACCAGACTTGGCTAGTCAGTTATATGATGATTTCAACGAATTGCTAGGTCGAGAAATAGCTGTTAAAACAGGTGTTTTCGCAGCTGATATGCAGGTTGAGTTAGTCAATGACGGACCGGTGACGATTGTGTTAGATACGAAGAATCGTTGA